From Antedon mediterranea chromosome 9, ecAntMedi1.1, whole genome shotgun sequence, a single genomic window includes:
- the LOC140059469 gene encoding uncharacterized protein, producing MKITLCLVLVLVTISYSYVIKSSRNSDQCGGCINGDCVSVETESGETEYACECTPNARGEIKWTGTYCNKLIMFQDLNYFNPFNKRLLDLLLDVAEERETKKDYDERNYNDYYQFD from the exons ATGAAAATCACGCTGTGTTTGGTTTTGGTTCTTGTGACGATTTCTTATAGTTACGTGATTAAATCAAGCAGGAATTCAG ATCAGTGCGGTGGTTGCATCAACGGAGATTGTGTATCAGTAGAGACTGAAAGTGGAGAAACAGAATACGCGTGTGAATGCACACCAAACGCACGGGGCGAAATCAAATGGACAGGCACATATTGCAACAAACTAA TTATGTTTCAAGACCTAAACTACTTTAACCCATTTAACAAGAGGCTTTTGGACCTTCTACTCGATGTAGCGGAGGAACGTGAAACAAAGAAGGACTATGATGAGCGAAATTACAATGACTACTACCAGTTCGATTAG